One stretch of Halichoerus grypus chromosome 8, mHalGry1.hap1.1, whole genome shotgun sequence DNA includes these proteins:
- the LOC118551901 gene encoding olfactory receptor 11H7: protein MNKSGISTVTQFILLGFPGPWKIQIILFSTILLIYILTLTGNIAIICAVRWGRRLHTPMYVLLANFSFLEIWYVTCTVPNMLVNFLSKTKTISFSGCFTQFYFFFSLGTTECFFLCVMAYDRYLAICRPLHYPSIMTRQLCVILVSLCWLIGFLGHAITIFFISQLPFCGPNIIDHFLCDVDPLMALSCAPAPIIKHVFHSVSSLIIITTIWYILGSYALVLRVVLQVPSSAGGRKAFSTCGSHLVVVSLFYGTIVMMYVSPASGNSVAMHKIITLIYSVVTPVLNPLIYSLRNKDMKVALHQVICGMRIIQPL from the coding sequence ATGAATAAGTCAGGGATATCTACTGTGACACAGTTCATCTTGTTGGGTTTTCCTGGTCCCTGGAAAATACAGATCATCCTTTTCTCAACGATTTTGTTGATCTATATCTTGACTCTAACTGGGAATATAGCCATCATTTGTGCAGTGAGGTGGGGCCGTCGACTCCATACCCCTATGTATGTGCTCCTGGCCAACTTCTCCTTCCTAGAAATCTGGTATGTGACTTGCACAGTCCCCAACATGCTGgtcaattttctttcaaaaaccaaGACCATATCATTCTCCGGTTGTTTCACTCAATTCTACTTCTTCTTTTCCCTGGGCACAACTGAGTGCTTCTTCCTCTGTGTCATGGCCTATGATCGGTACCTGGCCATCTGCCGTCCACTGCACTATCCCTCCATTATGACTAGGCAGCTCTGTGTCATTCTGGTGTCTCTTTGTTGGCTCATTGGTTTCCTTGGACATGCAAttactattttcttcatttctcaacTACCCTTTTGTGGTCCCAACATTATTGATCACTTTCTGTGCGATGTGGACCCACTGATGGCATTGTCCTGTGCCCCTGCACCCATCATAAAGCATGTATTCCATTCCGTGAGCTCTCTTATCATCATTACCACCATTTGGTACATTCTTGGGTCCTATGCCCTGGTGCTCAGAGTTGTGCTCCAGGTTCCTTCTTCAGCTGGGGGGCGAAAGGCCTTCTCTACCTGTGGATCCCATTTAGTTGTAGTGTCTTTGTTCTATGGAACCATAGTGATGATGTATGTGAGTCCCGCATCTGGCAACTCAGTTGCTATGCATAAGATCATCACACTGATATACTCCGTAGTGACACCAGTCTTAAACCCCCTCATCTATAGCCTACGTAACAAGGACATGAAAGTTGCCCTCCATCAGGTCATTTGTGGAATGAGAATCATCCAACCTTTGTGA